From Sphingobium sp. RAC03, a single genomic window includes:
- a CDS encoding ribonucleoside-diphosphate reductase subunit alpha: protein MDFRDSGQGGTGDVATVMDEVLDAVAATNKAAPAKAQPKEAAPLTSSTVVERRFDIVTDASRDALLTEFGKDTLNDRYLLPGESYQDLFARVASAYSDNQDHAQRVYDYISKLWFMPATPVLSNGGTGRGLPISCYLNSVDDSLEGIVNTWNENVWLASRGGGIGTYWGSVRGIGEPVGLNGKTSGIIPFVRVMDSLTLAISQGSLRRGSAACYLDVSHPEIEEFLEIRKPSGDFNRKALNLHHGVLLTDEFMEAVRDGREFHLRSPKDQSIRSTIDARALFQKLVETRLATGEPYIVFNDTVNRMMPKHHRDLGLKVSTSNLCSEITLPTGRDHLGNDRTAVCCLSSMNLETWDEWKDEKLFAEDIMRFLDNVLQDYIDRAPPEMARAKYSASRERSVGLGVMGFHSFLQARGIPFEGAMAKSWNLRMFKHIKGQVDEASMQLAIERGPCPDAADQGVMERFSCKMAIAPTASISIICGGTSACIEPIPANIYTHKTLSGSFSIKNPYLEKLLIEKAKDSNNVWNSILEHGGSVQHLDFLTQEEKDTFKTSFEIDQRWLLELAADRTPYIDQAQSLNLFIPADVEKWDLLMLHFRAWELGIKSLYYLRSKSVQRAGFAGGVEADNTIDAPKFEIESTDYDECLACQ, encoded by the coding sequence ATGGATTTTCGAGATAGCGGACAAGGTGGTACTGGCGACGTGGCGACTGTGATGGATGAAGTGTTGGACGCGGTAGCGGCAACGAACAAGGCGGCTCCGGCCAAGGCGCAGCCCAAGGAGGCGGCACCCCTGACCTCCTCGACCGTGGTGGAGCGTCGCTTCGACATCGTGACCGATGCGTCGCGCGATGCGTTGCTGACCGAATTCGGCAAGGATACGCTGAATGATCGCTATCTGCTGCCCGGCGAATCCTATCAGGATCTGTTCGCCCGCGTCGCGTCGGCCTATTCGGACAATCAGGATCACGCCCAGCGTGTCTATGACTATATCTCCAAACTCTGGTTCATGCCCGCCACCCCGGTCCTGTCCAATGGCGGCACCGGACGCGGTCTGCCGATCAGCTGCTATCTGAACTCGGTGGACGATAGCCTGGAAGGCATCGTCAACACCTGGAACGAGAATGTCTGGCTCGCCTCGCGCGGCGGTGGCATCGGCACCTATTGGGGCAGCGTGCGCGGCATCGGCGAGCCGGTCGGCCTCAACGGCAAGACCAGCGGCATCATTCCCTTCGTCCGCGTGATGGACAGCCTGACGCTGGCGATCAGCCAGGGCAGCCTGCGTCGCGGTTCGGCCGCCTGCTATCTCGACGTGTCGCACCCGGAAATCGAAGAATTCCTCGAAATCCGCAAGCCCAGCGGCGACTTCAACCGCAAGGCGCTCAACCTGCATCATGGCGTCCTTCTGACCGACGAATTCATGGAAGCCGTGCGCGACGGCCGTGAATTTCATCTGCGCAGCCCCAAGGACCAGTCGATCCGCTCCACCATCGACGCGCGCGCGCTGTTCCAGAAGCTGGTCGAAACCCGCCTGGCGACCGGCGAGCCCTATATCGTGTTCAACGACACGGTGAACCGCATGATGCCCAAACATCATCGCGACCTGGGCCTGAAAGTCTCAACGTCCAACCTCTGTTCGGAAATCACCCTGCCGACCGGGCGCGATCACCTGGGCAATGATCGTACGGCGGTCTGCTGCCTGTCGTCGATGAACCTGGAAACCTGGGACGAGTGGAAAGACGAAAAGCTCTTCGCCGAAGACATTATGCGCTTTCTCGACAATGTGTTGCAGGATTATATCGACCGCGCCCCGCCCGAAATGGCGCGCGCCAAGTACAGCGCCAGCCGCGAACGCTCGGTTGGCCTTGGCGTCATGGGCTTCCACAGCTTCCTCCAGGCGCGGGGCATCCCGTTCGAGGGTGCGATGGCCAAGTCGTGGAACCTGCGCATGTTCAAGCACATCAAGGGCCAGGTCGACGAAGCCTCGATGCAGCTCGCCATCGAGCGTGGCCCTTGCCCGGACGCCGCCGACCAGGGCGTGATGGAGCGTTTCAGCTGCAAGATGGCGATCGCGCCGACCGCGTCGATCAGCATCATTTGTGGCGGCACCAGCGCGTGCATCGAACCGATCCCGGCCAATATCTATACGCACAAAACGCTGTCGGGCAGCTTCTCGATCAAGAATCCCTATCTCGAAAAGCTGCTGATCGAGAAGGCGAAGGACAGCAATAATGTCTGGAACTCGATCCTCGAACATGGCGGCAGCGTCCAGCATCTCGACTTCCTGACCCAGGAAGAAAAGGACACGTTCAAGACCAGCTTCGAGATCGACCAGCGCTGGCTGCTCGAACTCGCGGCCGACCGCACCCCCTATATCGACCAGGCGCAGTCGCTGAACCTGTTCATCCCGGCCGATGTGGAAAAATGGGATTTGCTCATGCTCCACTTCCGCGCCTGGGAATTGGGCATCAAGTCGCTTTATTATCTGCGGTCGAAGAGCGTGCAGCGTGCCGGTTTTGCGGGCGGCGTGGAAGCCGACAACACGATCGACGCGCCAAAGTTCGAGATCGAAAGCACGGACTATGACGAGTGTCTGGCCTGTCAGTAA
- a CDS encoding ribonucleotide-diphosphate reductase subunit beta, producing the protein MSLLQASKQYKPFEYPWAYDFWKRQQQLHWLPEEVPLGEDCRDWAQKLSDHERNLLTQIFRFFTQADVEVQDCYHEKYGRVFKPTEVKMMLTAFSNMETVHIAAYSHLLDTIGMPESEYSAFLQYKEMKDKHDYLQQFGVDTDEDIARTLAMFGGFTEGLQLFASFAMLMNFPRFNKMKGMGQIVTWSIRDETLHCEGIIKLFHAFCAERGCLTPAVREDIMDMCQKTVRIEDAFIDLVFEMGPVPGMTAKDIKKYVRYIADWRLGQLGFKPIYMIEEHPLPWLSPLLNGVEHANFFETRATEYSKGATRGQWNDVWDAFDRRKTRAVPANADEVDPDMFKAAGIAAE; encoded by the coding sequence ATGTCTCTTCTTCAAGCCTCCAAGCAATATAAGCCGTTCGAATATCCCTGGGCCTACGACTTCTGGAAGCGCCAGCAACAGCTGCACTGGCTGCCCGAAGAAGTCCCCTTGGGCGAGGATTGCCGCGATTGGGCGCAGAAACTGTCCGATCATGAGCGCAACCTGCTGACGCAGATTTTCCGTTTCTTCACCCAGGCCGACGTGGAAGTGCAGGATTGCTACCACGAAAAATATGGCCGCGTGTTCAAGCCCACGGAAGTCAAGATGATGCTGACCGCGTTCAGCAACATGGAAACCGTGCATATCGCGGCTTACTCGCATCTGCTCGACACGATCGGCATGCCCGAAAGCGAATATAGCGCCTTCCTCCAATATAAGGAGATGAAGGACAAGCATGACTATCTGCAGCAGTTCGGCGTCGATACCGACGAAGATATCGCCCGCACCCTGGCGATGTTCGGCGGCTTTACCGAAGGCCTGCAACTTTTTGCGTCCTTCGCGATGCTGATGAACTTCCCGCGCTTCAACAAGATGAAGGGCATGGGCCAGATCGTCACCTGGTCGATCCGCGACGAGACGCTGCATTGCGAGGGCATCATCAAGCTGTTCCACGCCTTCTGCGCCGAACGCGGCTGCCTGACCCCGGCGGTCCGGGAAGATATCATGGATATGTGCCAGAAGACGGTACGGATCGAGGATGCGTTCATCGATCTGGTCTTTGAAATGGGTCCGGTTCCCGGCATGACGGCGAAGGACATCAAGAAATATGTCCGCTACATCGCCGACTGGCGGCTGGGCCAGCTTGGCTTCAAGCCCATCTACATGATCGAAGAGCATCCGCTCCCCTGGCTCAGCCCGCTGCTCAACGGCGTGGAACATGCCAATTTCTTCGAAACCCGCGCGACGGAATATTCGAAGGGCGCGACGCGCGGCCAGTGGAACGACGTGTGGGACGCCTTCGACCGCCGCAAGACCCGCGCCGTGCCCGCCAATGCGGATGAGGTGGACCCGGACATGTTCAAGGCTGCGGGGATCGCGGCGGAGTAA
- a CDS encoding MT-A70 family methyltransferase — translation MFSSHDPFEAHIDLAATAKGKRYGTIMADPPWQFQNRTGKVAPEHKRLNRYSTMTLEEICALPVADIAADPSHLYLWVPNALLPDGLKVMESWGYRYISNIVWHKVRKDGGSDGRGVGFYFRNVTELLLFGVRGKNARTLDPGRSQVNMIQTRKREHSRKPDEQYDIIESCSWGPRLEMFSRGARKGWDVWGNQADDSYKPTWDTYSYNSAIAAE, via the coding sequence ATGTTCTCATCTCATGACCCATTCGAAGCTCATATCGATCTTGCAGCCACTGCAAAGGGTAAGCGCTACGGCACCATTATGGCCGATCCGCCATGGCAATTTCAAAATCGCACCGGAAAGGTGGCACCTGAACACAAGCGGCTCAATCGCTACAGTACGATGACTTTGGAAGAGATTTGCGCGCTTCCTGTTGCAGACATCGCAGCCGACCCCTCTCATCTCTATCTGTGGGTCCCGAACGCCCTTTTACCAGATGGGCTTAAAGTCATGGAAAGTTGGGGTTATCGTTACATTTCCAATATCGTTTGGCATAAAGTGCGTAAGGATGGCGGTTCTGACGGTCGAGGTGTCGGATTTTATTTCCGTAACGTAACGGAATTACTGCTGTTTGGTGTGCGGGGAAAAAATGCGCGCACGCTGGATCCAGGTCGCAGCCAGGTCAACATGATTCAGACGCGCAAGCGTGAACATAGTCGCAAGCCCGATGAGCAATATGACATCATCGAGTCCTGCTCATGGGGGCCACGTCTCGAAATGTTCAGTCGTGGCGCGCGGAAAGGTTGGGACGTATGGGGCAATCAGGCGGATGACAGCTATAAGCCGACATGGGATACGTACAGCTACAACAGCGCTATAGCAGCGGAATAA
- a CDS encoding BglII/BstYI family type II restriction endonuclease codes for MLHERNKTCRSSWVWLVGNGRGTVADGEDADDRKQRDCLAGTMDSRQKDVMSTIHLVPDDLRALYTVKEWRNATGILATACPEEWAEIIEILRNFRLLRSQVQAAGKNRSPISRGLDGRFYEMGWVEKKFDTSITIDDQVYESPTHKVDCFKGRVALELEWNNKDPFFDRDLNNFRLLFDLRAIDVGVIITRATELQGIFNKLGKGSSYGNSTTHHEKLWPRLDGGGGGGCPVLTFAITPELYIDDGAPTAAIQDAMPIVDDDEDAES; via the coding sequence ATGTTGCATGAACGGAACAAAACATGCCGTTCATCATGGGTTTGGTTGGTGGGAAATGGGCGCGGGACGGTCGCTGACGGTGAAGATGCAGATGATAGAAAGCAGCGGGATTGCCTTGCGGGAACGATGGATAGCCGGCAGAAAGATGTGATGTCCACTATCCATCTTGTTCCCGACGATTTACGTGCATTATATACTGTGAAGGAGTGGCGGAATGCCACCGGCATACTCGCGACGGCCTGTCCAGAAGAATGGGCAGAAATCATTGAAATTCTGAGAAATTTCCGTCTACTTCGTTCGCAGGTACAAGCTGCCGGGAAAAACCGCTCGCCCATATCGCGAGGACTGGACGGGCGTTTCTATGAAATGGGCTGGGTTGAGAAGAAGTTCGACACTTCGATTACTATCGACGACCAGGTCTATGAAAGCCCAACACATAAGGTAGATTGCTTCAAAGGCCGTGTGGCATTGGAGTTAGAATGGAACAATAAGGATCCATTTTTCGATCGTGACCTAAATAATTTTCGTTTACTCTTTGACTTACGCGCAATCGACGTTGGCGTAATCATTACTCGCGCAACGGAATTACAAGGCATTTTTAACAAACTTGGCAAAGGCTCTTCTTACGGAAATTCCACTACACATCATGAAAAGTTATGGCCTCGTTTGGATGGTGGCGGTGGCGGTGGATGCCCCGTTCTGACCTTCGCTATCACACCAGAGCTTTATATCGACGACGGGGCACCAACTGCCGCTATACAAGATGCAATGCCAATTGTGGACGATGACGAAGATGCAGAGTCCTGA
- a CDS encoding glycine zipper 2TM domain-containing protein, translating into MTFTFKQAIAALSLGAMTLTGLAATPAFAQPGRDNRERREDRRDDRQERRADRKDDRRDNRQDRRADRRDDRQDRRVDRRDYRRDWRQVRRNDQRVTYRRPGRPVYSYDWNRPDPRYGRSYRPDRYYRGGYQPIRVDRRTRIYRGYDDRYYCRRSDGTTGLIVGAALGGLLGGQIDRGQSNIAGILIGGGAGALLGREIDRGGVNCR; encoded by the coding sequence ATGACATTCACCTTCAAACAGGCCATTGCCGCCTTGTCGCTCGGCGCGATGACGCTGACGGGGCTTGCCGCGACGCCCGCCTTTGCGCAGCCGGGCCGCGACAATCGCGAGCGGCGCGAGGATCGCCGCGATGACCGGCAGGAGCGCCGCGCCGATCGCAAGGATGACCGCCGCGACAATCGTCAGGATCGCCGGGCCGACCGCCGCGATGATCGTCAGGACCGCCGCGTGGATCGTCGGGATTATCGCCGCGACTGGCGTCAGGTCCGTCGGAACGACCAGCGCGTGACCTATCGCCGCCCTGGCCGTCCGGTCTACAGCTATGACTGGAACCGCCCCGACCCGCGCTATGGCCGCAGCTATCGGCCCGATCGCTATTATCGCGGCGGCTACCAGCCGATCCGCGTCGATCGCCGCACCCGCATCTATCGTGGCTATGACGACCGCTATTATTGCCGCCGCTCGGACGGCACCACCGGCCTGATCGTCGGCGCGGCGCTGGGCGGATTGCTCGGCGGCCAGATCGACCGTGGCCAGTCGAACATCGCCGGTATCCTGATCGGGGGTGGCGCGGGCGCTCTGCTGGGCCGCGAAATCGACCGTGGCGGCGTGAACTGCCGCTAA
- a CDS encoding thermonuclease family protein, whose protein sequence is MARQAYGRSKRLSAAISGPSFIYILCLGLLLGWYGPQWIDRAALPTAPVAGQSQSSDTLSAQFGFCHSGGGVDCVVDGDTFWFKGAKYRIADIDTPETHGPRCAAEGALGAQATQRLQALLNAGPFSLESIDRDVDRYGRSLRVVTRGGNSIGGILVAEGLAREWDGARRPWC, encoded by the coding sequence ATGGCAAGACAGGCATATGGGCGCAGCAAACGGCTCAGCGCGGCCATTAGCGGCCCATCTTTCATTTATATCCTATGTCTGGGGCTGCTGCTGGGCTGGTATGGACCGCAGTGGATCGACCGGGCAGCATTGCCGACCGCCCCGGTAGCGGGGCAAAGTCAGAGCAGCGATACGCTATCGGCGCAGTTCGGCTTTTGCCACAGCGGCGGCGGGGTCGATTGCGTCGTGGATGGCGACACATTCTGGTTCAAGGGCGCGAAATATCGGATCGCCGACATCGACACGCCCGAAACCCATGGGCCGCGCTGCGCCGCCGAGGGGGCATTGGGCGCGCAGGCCACGCAGCGGCTGCAAGCCTTGCTGAACGCTGGGCCTTTTTCCCTGGAAAGCATCGACCGCGATGTGGACCGCTATGGCCGGTCGTTGCGGGTCGTGACGCGCGGCGGCAACTCGATCGGCGGCATACTGGTGGCCGAGGGGCTGGCGCGGGAATGGGACGGGGCGCGGCGTCCTTGGTGTTGA
- a CDS encoding group II truncated hemoglobin translates to MNAAAPPSPYARIGGEPAVRAIVTRFYDLLEEDKAYADLRNVHAADLGPVRHGLTRFLTGWLGGPRDWFERGPCIMSLHRAFPITPALADQWAMAMTCAIAARDDIDPAIADSMTQALGHMARGMINFGLDDSAAA, encoded by the coding sequence ATGAACGCAGCCGCGCCGCCCAGCCCCTATGCCCGTATCGGCGGCGAACCCGCCGTTCGCGCCATCGTCACCCGCTTTTACGATCTGCTGGAAGAGGACAAAGCCTATGCGGACCTGCGCAACGTTCACGCAGCGGACCTCGGTCCGGTACGGCACGGCCTGACCCGCTTCCTGACCGGCTGGCTGGGCGGCCCGCGCGACTGGTTTGAGCGCGGGCCGTGCATCATGTCGCTGCATCGCGCCTTTCCGATCACCCCGGCGTTGGCGGATCAATGGGCGATGGCGATGACCTGCGCCATTGCAGCGCGGGACGATATCGATCCCGCCATTGCCGATTCGATGACGCAGGCGCTTGGCCATATGGCGCGGGGCATGATCAATTTCGGGCTGGATGACAGCGCCGCCGCCTGA
- a CDS encoding RidA family protein, whose amino-acid sequence MPRQLISSGSPFEAQVGYSRAIVQGDWCFVAGTTGSDPETKTMPDSVVDQAANALKVIGKALDDAGFSFADVVRVTYYITDPAYWDDLGQATAPVFGTIRPAASCVVTGLIKPEMKIEIEVTAFKG is encoded by the coding sequence ATGCCTCGCCAGCTCATTTCGTCCGGCTCGCCCTTCGAGGCGCAGGTCGGCTATTCGCGCGCCATCGTCCAGGGCGACTGGTGCTTCGTCGCCGGAACCACCGGGTCGGACCCCGAAACCAAGACGATGCCCGACAGCGTGGTCGATCAGGCCGCCAATGCGCTCAAGGTCATCGGCAAGGCGCTGGACGATGCAGGCTTTTCGTTCGCCGACGTAGTGCGTGTCACTTATTATATCACCGACCCGGCCTATTGGGACGATCTGGGCCAGGCGACCGCGCCGGTGTTCGGCACGATCCGTCCCGCCGCCAGTTGCGTCGTCACCGGCCTCATCAAGCCGGAGATGAAGATCGAAATCGAAGTCACCGCCTTCAAAGGATAA
- a CDS encoding ArsC family reductase: MITMYGIKNCDTIKKARNWLDNERVPYSFHDYKVSGVDKAKLEEWVMEHGWETIFNRSGTSFRALDAGDKAHIDADKAILLMITNPSLIKRPILDTGKGTIIGFKATTYENALQGVSA, from the coding sequence ATGATCACCATGTACGGCATCAAAAATTGCGACACGATCAAGAAGGCCCGTAACTGGCTGGACAATGAGCGCGTCCCCTACAGCTTCCACGACTATAAGGTTTCGGGCGTGGATAAAGCGAAGCTGGAGGAATGGGTCATGGAACATGGCTGGGAAACCATCTTCAACCGTTCCGGCACCAGCTTCCGCGCGCTCGACGCGGGAGACAAGGCGCATATCGATGCGGACAAGGCGATCCTGCTGATGATCACCAACCCGTCGCTGATCAAGCGGCCGATCCTCGACACCGGCAAGGGCACGATCATCGGGTTCAAGGCCACGACCTACGAAAACGCGCTGCAAGGCGTTTCGGCTTGA
- a CDS encoding glycerophosphodiester phosphodiesterase, with protein sequence MSLIPLYAARADPLIIAHRGASGERPEHTLASYERAIDQGADYIEPDLVLTKDGVLVARHENEIGGTTDVADHPEFADRKTSKTIDGIEMSGWFTEDFTLAELRTLRARERLPDLRTANKRFDGLYPIPTFEEIVQLVRAKEAESSRRIGLYPETKHPSYFAGLGLSHQAPLLDLLSRYGYQTEADPVFIQSFEVGNLKAIRATSRLRLIQLVDAEGGPADLPGTSYADMLAVQGLTDVAAYADGIGPSAALVIAPEGATALVGRAHDAGLQVHVWTMRMENSFLPPQYQRLDDPQGLGDFTGYVRAIAATGVDGLFSDFPGQARAAVTPAR encoded by the coding sequence ATGAGCCTCATCCCCCTTTATGCCGCGCGGGCCGATCCGCTGATCATCGCTCACCGCGGTGCCAGTGGGGAGCGGCCCGAACATACGCTCGCCAGCTATGAGCGGGCGATCGACCAGGGTGCGGACTATATCGAGCCGGACCTGGTGCTGACCAAGGACGGCGTCCTCGTCGCCCGGCATGAAAATGAGATTGGCGGCACCACCGATGTCGCCGACCATCCCGAATTTGCCGATCGGAAAACGAGCAAGACGATCGACGGCATCGAAATGTCGGGCTGGTTCACCGAGGATTTCACCCTCGCCGAACTGCGCACGCTGCGCGCCCGCGAGCGGTTGCCGGACCTGCGCACTGCCAACAAGCGGTTCGACGGTCTCTATCCGATTCCCACTTTCGAAGAGATAGTGCAACTGGTGCGCGCGAAGGAGGCCGAGAGCAGCCGCCGCATCGGCCTGTATCCCGAAACCAAGCATCCGAGCTATTTCGCTGGGCTTGGCCTGTCGCATCAGGCGCCGCTGCTCGATTTGCTGAGCCGCTATGGCTATCAGACCGAGGCCGATCCGGTGTTCATCCAGTCGTTCGAGGTCGGTAATCTCAAAGCGATCCGCGCCACCTCGCGCTTGCGTCTCATCCAGCTGGTCGATGCCGAGGGCGGCCCTGCCGACCTGCCCGGCACCAGCTATGCCGACATGCTCGCCGTCCAGGGGCTGACCGATGTTGCGGCCTATGCCGATGGGATCGGGCCGTCCGCGGCGCTGGTCATCGCGCCCGAAGGGGCGACGGCGCTCGTCGGGCGCGCGCATGATGCGGGCTTGCAGGTCCATGTCTGGACGATGCGGATGGAAAACAGCTTCCTGCCGCCGCAATATCAGCGGCTCGACGATCCGCAGGGGCTGGGTGATTTCACGGGCTATGTCCGCGCCATCGCAGCCACCGGGGTAGATGGCCTGTTCAGCGACTTTCCGGGTCAGGCGCGGGCGGCGGTTACGCCCGCGCGTTGA
- a CDS encoding RrF2 family transcriptional regulator has product MLSQKTRYAIRALQHLADRYRQGPVPLGEISTRQNIPAKFLTVILSELSREGLVATQRGRDGGYWLALAPVDISYGDIVRMTRGSLALTPCASRFAHESCTNCLPESECRLHRVMLRVRDETAKVLDSISLAEPFAALDEAV; this is encoded by the coding sequence ATGTTGTCCCAGAAGACCCGTTACGCCATCCGCGCGCTGCAACATCTTGCCGATCGCTACCGCCAGGGTCCGGTGCCGCTCGGCGAGATTTCCACGCGCCAGAACATCCCCGCGAAATTCCTGACCGTCATCCTCTCCGAATTGTCGCGCGAAGGGCTGGTCGCGACCCAGCGCGGGCGGGACGGGGGCTATTGGCTGGCGCTGGCACCTGTCGATATCAGCTATGGCGACATCGTGCGGATGACGCGCGGGTCGCTGGCGTTGACCCCCTGCGCCAGTCGTTTCGCGCATGAAAGCTGCACCAACTGCCTGCCCGAATCGGAATGCCGCCTGCACCGCGTAATGCTGCGCGTTCGCGATGAGACCGCCAAGGTACTCGACAGCATCAGCCTGGCCGAGCCCTTTGCGGCGCTGGACGAAGCGGTCTAG
- a CDS encoding MBL fold metallo-hydrolase codes for MTTPPLKAMLIPVTPLQQNCTLFWCTQTMRGAFVDPGGDLPVLKRAAAEQGVTIEKLLVTHGHIDHCGQAGVLARDLGVPIEGPHEEDRFWIERLAEDGKRWGVPGESFEPDRWLQDGDRVTVGNLTFDVIHCPGHTPGHVVFHHAPSKLAIVGDVLFQGSIGRTDFPRGNHQDLIDAITGKLWPLGGDTAFVPGHGAMSNFAHERRTNPFVADSVLAG; via the coding sequence ATGACGACACCTCCGCTCAAAGCCATGCTGATCCCGGTCACCCCGCTCCAGCAGAATTGCACCCTATTCTGGTGTACCCAAACCATGCGCGGTGCCTTCGTCGATCCGGGCGGCGACCTGCCGGTGTTGAAACGCGCGGCGGCGGAGCAGGGGGTCACGATCGAGAAATTGCTCGTCACCCATGGCCATATCGACCATTGCGGGCAGGCGGGGGTTTTGGCCCGCGATCTTGGCGTGCCGATTGAAGGGCCACACGAAGAGGATCGTTTCTGGATCGAGCGCTTGGCCGAAGACGGTAAACGCTGGGGCGTACCGGGCGAGAGCTTCGAGCCCGATCGCTGGCTGCAGGACGGGGACCGGGTGACCGTCGGCAACCTGACCTTCGACGTCATTCATTGTCCCGGCCATACGCCGGGCCATGTCGTGTTCCACCATGCGCCGAGCAAGCTCGCCATCGTCGGCGACGTGCTGTTCCAGGGATCGATCGGTCGCACCGATTTCCCGCGTGGCAATCATCAGGATTTGATCGACGCGATTACCGGCAAGCTGTGGCCATTGGGGGGCGACACGGCCTTCGTCCCCGGCCACGGTGCGATGAGCAATTTCGCCCATGAGCGCCGCACCAACCCCTTTGTCGCCGATTCGGTGCTGGCGGGCTAA
- a CDS encoding MAPEG family protein → MALPITLTFAAACALLNLWLAIRCVRLRAKDKVLHGDGGSGLLARRMRAQANFIEYTPIVLILFALVELAVGGSLWLSIAALVYVLARVAHGFGMDADKPTIWRAVGALVTWLVMVGLAITALTIAYTATREVPVPPALAAQV, encoded by the coding sequence ATGGCTTTGCCGATCACGCTGACCTTTGCCGCAGCCTGCGCGCTGCTCAACCTGTGGCTGGCGATTCGCTGCGTCCGGCTGCGCGCCAAGGACAAGGTGCTTCATGGCGACGGCGGCAGCGGGCTACTGGCGCGGCGGATGCGCGCCCAGGCCAACTTCATCGAATATACGCCGATCGTGCTGATCCTGTTCGCGCTCGTCGAGCTGGCGGTGGGTGGCTCCTTGTGGCTGTCCATCGCAGCGCTGGTCTATGTGCTGGCGCGCGTGGCGCACGGCTTTGGCATGGATGCAGACAAGCCCACCATCTGGCGGGCCGTTGGCGCATTGGTCACTTGGCTGGTGATGGTGGGTCTCGCGATCACGGCGCTGACGATCGCCTACACCGCCACGCGCGAAGTGCCTGTGCCGCCCGCGCTGGCGGCACAGGTGTAG
- the rpmF gene encoding 50S ribosomal protein L32: MAVPKRKTSPSKRGMRRSHDSLRVEAFQECSNCGELKRPHNLCGACGHYNGREIVAVGA; this comes from the coding sequence ATGGCTGTCCCCAAAAGGAAAACGTCCCCCTCCAAGCGCGGTATGCGCCGTAGCCACGATTCGCTGCGCGTCGAAGCATTCCAGGAATGCTCCAACTGTGGCGAACTCAAGCGCCCGCACAATCTGTGCGGTGCCTGTGGCCATTATAACGGTCGCGAAATCGTCGCCGTCGGGGCGTAA